The Ruminococcus bovis genome includes a region encoding these proteins:
- a CDS encoding NAD(P)H-hydrate epimerase — protein MEKVITVETMRKSDGYTIANYIDSKKLMYNAGVGVFNSYDYKGNIAIVCGSGNNAGDGYVLSLLLKEKNISSTLFLIKEKFSEDGRYYFDKCMEKNIPYKVCDESTDFSDYDIIVDCIFGTGFKGVARGIAGDIIDKINDSNKTVISVDINSGLNGDTGFGEKVVKSDLTVSIGYLKTGLLINDAEKYIGNLKNCDIDIELIGDYYTLVDNFSNAENVVEFDNFNSFTEEYNIIEYTNPLEVVTEIAKENDINILIKNLGKYSFLVTDKVKELSGC, from the coding sequence ATGGAAAAAGTTATAACAGTAGAAACAATGCGTAAAAGTGACGGTTATACTATTGCAAATTATATTGATAGCAAAAAGCTAATGTACAATGCAGGTGTAGGTGTATTTAACAGCTATGATTATAAAGGCAATATTGCAATAGTTTGTGGTAGTGGTAATAATGCCGGTGACGGTTATGTGCTATCATTACTCCTAAAAGAAAAGAATATTTCTTCAACTTTGTTCTTAATTAAAGAAAAGTTTTCGGAAGACGGTAGGTATTATTTTGACAAATGTATGGAAAAGAATATTCCTTATAAAGTGTGTGATGAAAGTACTGACTTTTCTGATTATGATATTATTGTTGATTGTATTTTCGGCACAGGCTTTAAAGGTGTAGCTAGGGGTATTGCCGGTGATATTATAGATAAAATTAATGACAGTAATAAGACAGTGATTTCAGTTGATATTAATTCAGGACTTAATGGTGATACAGGTTTTGGCGAAAAGGTAGTAAAGTCAGATTTAACAGTATCAATCGGTTATCTAAAGACAGGACTACTTATTAATGATGCTGAAAAGTATATCGGTAACTTGAAGAATTGCGATATTGATATTGAACTTATCGGTGATTACTATACACTTGTTGATAATTTTAGTAATGCTGAAAATGTAGTTGAATTTGATAATTTTAATTCTTTTACAGAAGAATATAATATTATTGAATACACAAACCCATTGGAAGTAGTAACAGAAATTGCAAAGGAAAATGATATTAATATTCTTATAAAGAATTTAGGCAAATATAGTTTCTTAGTTACTGACAAGGTAAAGGAACTTTCCGGGTGTTAA
- the gdhA gene encoding NADP-specific glutamate dehydrogenase, with translation MSYVDEVLARVKAKNASQPEFLQAVEEVLESLRPAVEANEEKFKKEALLERITEPERQIIFRVPWVDDNGQVQVNTGYRVQFNSAIGPYKGGLRLHPSVNIGIIKFLGFEQIFKNSLTGLPIGGGKGGSDFDPKGKSDREVMAFCQSFMTELYRHIGADTDVPAGDIGTGAREIGFMYGQYKRLKGVYEGVLTGKGLSYGGSLARTEATGYGLLYLTEEMLKCNGNDIAGKTVAVSGAGNVAIYATQKAQELGAKVVTVSDSTGWIYDSEGIDVALLKEVKEVKRARLTEYAANRPSAEYHEGKGVWTVKCDVALPCATQNELNLEDAKALVANGVIAVAEGANMPTTLDATKYLQENGVLFAPGKAANAGGVATSALEMSQNSERLSWTFEEVDAKLKNIMVNIFHNLDNAAKKYGFEGNYVVGANIAGFEKVADAMTAQGIV, from the coding sequence ATGTCATATGTTGATGAAGTGTTAGCTCGTGTTAAAGCTAAAAACGCTAGCCAGCCGGAATTTCTACAGGCTGTTGAAGAGGTACTGGAATCTCTAAGACCTGCTGTAGAAGCAAATGAAGAAAAGTTTAAGAAAGAAGCTCTACTAGAAAGAATTACAGAGCCAGAAAGACAGATTATTTTCCGTGTACCTTGGGTTGACGACAATGGTCAGGTTCAGGTAAACACAGGTTACAGAGTTCAGTTTAACTCTGCTATTGGTCCTTACAAGGGTGGTCTAAGACTTCATCCTTCTGTTAATATTGGTATTATCAAGTTCTTAGGTTTTGAACAGATTTTCAAGAACAGCCTAACAGGTCTACCAATCGGTGGTGGTAAAGGTGGTTCTGACTTTGATCCTAAGGGCAAGTCAGATAGAGAAGTTATGGCATTCTGCCAGAGCTTTATGACAGAACTATACCGTCATATCGGTGCAGATACTGATGTACCCGCAGGTGACATCGGTACAGGTGCTAGAGAAATCGGCTTTATGTACGGTCAGTATAAGAGACTAAAGGGCGTTTATGAAGGCGTTCTAACAGGTAAAGGCCTATCATACGGTGGTTCTCTTGCTAGAACAGAAGCAACAGGTTACGGTCTACTTTACCTAACAGAAGAAATGCTAAAGTGCAACGGCAACGATATTGCAGGTAAGACAGTTGCAGTTTCAGGTGCAGGTAATGTTGCTATCTATGCTACTCAGAAGGCTCAGGAACTAGGTGCTAAGGTTGTTACAGTTTCTGACTCAACAGGTTGGATTTATGATTCTGAAGGCATTGATGTTGCTCTTCTAAAGGAAGTTAAGGAAGTTAAGCGTGCAAGACTAACAGAATATGCTGCTAACAGACCATCTGCTGAATATCACGAAGGCAAGGGTGTTTGGACAGTTAAGTGTGATGTTGCTCTTCCATGTGCTACTCAGAACGAACTAAACCTAGAAGATGCTAAGGCTCTTGTAGCTAACGGTGTTATCGCAGTTGCTGAAGGTGCTAATATGCCAACAACTCTAGATGCTACTAAGTATCTACAGGAAAATGGTGTTCTATTTGCTCCCGGTAAGGCTGCAAATGCAGGTGGTGTTGCTACTTCTGCTCTTGAAATGTCACAGAACAGCGAAAGACTATCATGGACATTTGAAGAAGTTGACGCTAAGCTAAAGAACATTATGGTTAACATTTTCCATAACCTAGATAACGCAGCTAAGAAGTATGGCTTTGAAGGTAACTATGTTGTAGGTGCTAACATTGCAGGCTTCGAAAAGGTTGCTGACGCTATGACAGCTCAGGGTATTGTTTAA
- a CDS encoding metal-sensing transcriptional repressor produces MNTDIKDKKANIDLADNSLTENSVEEINSSEKCCSENSDNTNNEKGCCHKTKERTTDEQKKLMNRLSRIEGQIRGIKGMVEKDAYCTDILVQVSAVTSALNSFSRELLANHIRTCVVHDIKADKEETVDDLISTLKKILK; encoded by the coding sequence ATGAATACAGATATCAAAGATAAAAAAGCTAATATAGATTTAGCAGATAATTCATTAACAGAAAATTCTGTTGAAGAAATAAATTCTTCAGAAAAATGTTGTTCAGAAAATAGTGACAATACTAATAATGAAAAAGGTTGTTGTCACAAAACTAAGGAAAGAACAACTGATGAACAGAAAAAACTAATGAATAGACTTAGTAGAATTGAAGGTCAGATTAGAGGAATTAAAGGTATGGTTGAAAAAGATGCTTACTGTACAGATATTCTTGTACAGGTTTCTGCCGTAACCTCAGCACTAAATTCCTTTAGCAGAGAACTTCTTGCGAATCATATTCGTACTTGTGTAGTACATGATATTAAAGCAGATAAGGAAGAAACAGTTGATGACCTAATTTCTACATTAAAGAAAATTTTGAAATAA
- a CDS encoding HdeD family acid-resistance protein, translating to MSSKDNKAKTFKKEFIFTAIALIAVGAMFVILPESSTKIICYVTAGLLCVWGIIKLFMYISAERQQQAFTSFSLVGSVALIIGGVAIFINPEFFASILATFFGCVMIVDGVLKVQYGVDLAKIGAKMWWTILILAAVIIGLGLVVVFNPFSTAMVFTIFAGTVLIFNGISDIVTTIYVSHIYKELAKKQKTITLTDEDYKDVD from the coding sequence ATGAGTAGTAAAGACAATAAAGCCAAAACCTTTAAGAAAGAGTTTATCTTTACAGCTATAGCACTTATTGCAGTAGGTGCAATGTTTGTAATTTTACCTGAGTCCTCAACAAAGATTATTTGTTATGTTACAGCAGGACTGCTTTGTGTTTGGGGTATTATCAAACTGTTTATGTACATTAGTGCAGAAAGACAACAACAGGCCTTTACCTCTTTTTCTTTAGTGGGCTCGGTAGCACTAATAATCGGTGGTGTGGCAATTTTCATTAACCCTGAATTCTTTGCAAGTATTTTAGCAACATTTTTTGGTTGTGTAATGATTGTTGATGGTGTGCTAAAGGTACAGTATGGTGTTGACTTAGCTAAGATTGGTGCAAAAATGTGGTGGACAATCCTAATTCTTGCAGCAGTAATTATTGGTCTTGGATTGGTTGTTGTGTTTAATCCATTTTCAACTGCAATGGTATTTACAATTTTTGCAGGTACTGTTTTAATCTTCAACGGTATCTCTGATATTGTAACAACAATTTATGTTAGCCATATTTATAAAGAGTTAGCTAAGAAGCAAAAGACAATTACTCTTACTGATGAAGATTATAAAGATGTAGATTAA
- the rimI gene encoding ribosomal protein S18-alanine N-acetyltransferase codes for MKIIGMNEDNIYSVKEIEDECFSNPWSFESLEIELSKVGACFYVAEEDEAMGYIGFNMVLDEGYIANLAVKEKYRRKGVANALLQKVVDTAKENNLAFVSLEVREGNIPAINLYNKFGFTKQGVRKNFYRNPTENGLILTKFL; via the coding sequence ATGAAGATAATCGGAATGAATGAGGATAATATTTATTCTGTAAAAGAAATTGAAGATGAATGTTTCAGCAATCCCTGGTCTTTTGAAAGCTTAGAAATAGAGCTTTCTAAGGTTGGGGCTTGCTTTTATGTTGCCGAAGAAGATGAGGCAATGGGTTACATAGGCTTTAATATGGTGCTTGATGAAGGCTATATTGCTAACTTAGCCGTTAAGGAAAAGTACCGTAGAAAAGGTGTGGCTAATGCTTTACTTCAAAAGGTAGTTGATACTGCTAAGGAAAATAACCTTGCTTTCGTTTCACTGGAGGTAAGGGAAGGGAACATTCCGGCAATAAACTTGTATAATAAATTTGGATTTACTAAGCAAGGTGTAAGGAAGAATTTTTATCGCAATCCCACAGAAAATGGATTGATTTTAACTAAATTTCTATAA
- a CDS encoding NUDIX hydrolase: MELWDIYDKNKNRTGRTMKRNDWCLKDDEYHLTVLGVVCREDGKFLITKRAMDKAWAPGWWEVSGGAAMAGEDSIDAVRREVLEETGLDVTKGKEEYLFTYHRENPGEGDNYFVDVYRFTLDFTENDVHNQERETTGFKLATVDEIKKYADEGIFLHYDSIKKAFEI; this comes from the coding sequence ATGGAACTTTGGGATATATATGATAAGAACAAAAACAGAACCGGTCGTACAATGAAGAGAAATGATTGGTGCCTTAAGGATGACGAATATCACCTAACAGTTTTAGGTGTTGTGTGTAGAGAAGACGGAAAATTCCTAATTACCAAGAGAGCTATGGACAAGGCATGGGCCCCAGGTTGGTGGGAAGTTTCAGGTGGTGCAGCAATGGCAGGTGAAGACTCTATTGATGCAGTTCGTAGAGAAGTACTTGAAGAAACAGGTCTTGATGTAACTAAGGGTAAGGAAGAATATCTATTTACTTACCATAGAGAAAATCCCGGTGAAGGCGACAACTACTTTGTAGATGTATACCGTTTTACACTTGATTTTACAGAAAATGATGTTCACAATCAGGAAAGAGAAACTACAGGTTTCAAACTTGCTACTGTTGATGAAATTAAGAAATATGCCGATGAAGGTATTTTCTTACATTATGACAGTATCAAGAAAGCTTTTGAAATCTAA
- a CDS encoding heavy metal translocating P-type ATPase: protein MKQYNVTGMSCASCVARVEKAVNKVDGVTSCSVNLLTNSMSVDGDVKSSDVISAVEKAGYGASLKGNSYKENKSNDEPLKDTETPKLKKRLFSSLVFLILLMYISMGHMMWGFPLPSILANNHIAMGLIQLLLTGIIMVINQKFFVSGFKALINRSPNMDTLVALGAGASFIYSVYALFAMTNAQVNNDMSLVMKYMDEFYFESAGMILTLITLGKMLESYSKGKTTNAIKGLMNLAPKKATILVDNVEKVVPVEEVKIGDIFVVKPGENIPVDGVVIEGESAVNESALTGESIPVDKSVGDNVSGATVNQSGFIKCKATKVGEDTTLSQIIKMVSDASATKAPIAKVADKVSGVFVPVVISIAVVTIIVWLLCGATFGNALVRGISVLVISCPCALGLATPVAIMVGNGVGAKNGILFKNATSLETTGKVSYVLLDKTGTITNGTPVVTDIIPSENYTEDNLLSYASSLESKSEHPLAKAVVQKAIDSSIKTLDTTDFKSLTGNGVSAKINGKTIVGGSVKHISSIANIDENIIKKADDLATKGKTPLLFVMDNQLLGIIAVADVVKSDSPKAIKELQNMGIKVVMVTGDNEKTAQAIAKESGVDEVIAGVLPDGKEKVVTQYKQKGMVAMVGDGINDAPALTRADIGIAIGAGTDVAIDSADIVLIKSKLTDVSGAIRLSRGTLRNIHENLFWAFIYNVIGIPLAAGVWIPIFGWTLSPMFGAAAMSLSSFCVVTNALRLNFLNIRSSKRDRKIKNKTNKKEKNTMTTTLKINGMMCPHCEATVKTALESIDGVTSAEVSHESGTAVVTLSKEVSDDVLKKAVVDKGYTVE from the coding sequence GTGAAACAATATAATGTTACCGGAATGAGTTGTGCTTCTTGTGTTGCAAGAGTAGAAAAAGCTGTTAACAAGGTTGACGGTGTTACTTCTTGCTCAGTAAACCTGCTAACTAATTCAATGTCAGTTGATGGGGATGTAAAGTCAAGTGATGTTATCAGTGCAGTAGAAAAGGCAGGTTACGGTGCATCTCTAAAAGGTAATTCTTATAAAGAAAATAAATCTAACGATGAACCATTGAAAGATACTGAAACTCCTAAATTAAAGAAAAGACTATTTTCTTCTTTAGTATTTCTAATATTACTGATGTATATTTCAATGGGTCATATGATGTGGGGTTTCCCTTTACCTAGCATTTTAGCAAATAACCATATTGCAATGGGTCTTATTCAGCTACTGCTAACAGGTATTATTATGGTGATAAACCAAAAGTTCTTTGTTAGTGGCTTTAAGGCTCTAATCAATAGGTCACCTAATATGGATACACTTGTTGCTTTAGGTGCAGGTGCATCATTTATTTATAGTGTGTATGCTTTGTTTGCAATGACTAATGCTCAAGTTAATAATGATATGTCACTTGTAATGAAGTATATGGATGAATTTTACTTTGAGTCTGCCGGTATGATTTTAACTTTAATTACCTTAGGTAAAATGTTAGAGTCCTACTCAAAAGGCAAAACTACCAATGCCATAAAAGGTCTAATGAATTTAGCACCTAAAAAAGCCACAATATTAGTAGATAATGTTGAAAAGGTAGTGCCTGTTGAAGAAGTAAAAATCGGTGATATTTTTGTTGTAAAGCCTGGGGAAAATATTCCTGTTGACGGTGTTGTAATTGAAGGTGAAAGTGCCGTTAATGAGTCAGCATTAACCGGTGAAAGTATCCCTGTTGATAAATCGGTAGGTGACAATGTATCAGGTGCAACAGTAAATCAATCAGGCTTTATTAAGTGCAAAGCAACTAAAGTTGGGGAAGATACAACTCTTTCTCAGATTATCAAAATGGTTAGTGATGCATCAGCTACTAAAGCACCTATTGCTAAGGTAGCAGATAAAGTTTCAGGTGTGTTTGTACCTGTTGTTATTTCAATTGCAGTAGTTACAATTATTGTGTGGTTACTATGTGGTGCAACCTTTGGTAATGCACTTGTTAGAGGTATTTCTGTACTTGTTATCAGTTGTCCTTGTGCATTGGGTTTGGCAACACCTGTTGCTATAATGGTTGGTAACGGTGTTGGTGCAAAGAACGGTATTTTGTTTAAAAATGCAACTTCTCTTGAAACTACAGGAAAAGTCAGTTATGTGCTACTTGATAAAACAGGTACAATCACTAACGGTACACCGGTAGTAACTGATATAATTCCTAGTGAGAATTATACGGAAGATAATTTACTAAGCTATGCTTCTTCTCTGGAAAGCAAAAGTGAACACCCATTGGCAAAGGCAGTTGTACAAAAAGCTATTGACAGTAGTATTAAAACTCTAGATACAACAGACTTTAAGTCACTAACAGGTAACGGTGTATCAGCTAAAATAAATGGCAAAACAATTGTTGGTGGTAGTGTAAAGCACATTTCTTCTATTGCTAACATTGATGAAAATATTATCAAAAAAGCTGATGACCTTGCAACTAAAGGCAAAACACCTTTACTGTTTGTTATGGATAATCAGTTGCTAGGTATTATTGCCGTAGCTGATGTGGTAAAAAGTGATAGTCCAAAGGCAATTAAAGAACTTCAAAATATGGGCATTAAGGTTGTTATGGTTACAGGTGATAATGAAAAGACTGCTCAAGCTATAGCAAAAGAGTCCGGTGTTGATGAAGTAATTGCCGGTGTATTACCTGACGGTAAAGAAAAGGTTGTTACTCAGTATAAACAGAAAGGTATGGTTGCAATGGTTGGTGACGGTATCAATGATGCTCCTGCATTAACAAGAGCAGATATTGGTATTGCTATTGGTGCAGGTACTGATGTTGCAATTGACTCAGCTGATATTGTATTGATAAAAAGTAAACTAACTGATGTTTCAGGTGCAATCAGACTAAGCAGAGGTACTTTAAGAAATATTCACGAAAATTTATTCTGGGCATTTATCTACAATGTAATCGGTATTCCTTTAGCTGCCGGTGTGTGGATTCCTATTTTCGGTTGGACACTTAGCCCTATGTTTGGTGCAGCAGCAATGAGTCTTTCAAGTTTCTGTGTTGTTACAAATGCCCTTAGACTTAACTTCTTAAATATCAGAAGTAGCAAAAGGGATAGAAAGATAAAAAATAAAACTAATAAAAAGGAGAAAAATACTATGACTACAACTCTAAAAATTAACGGTATGATGTGTCCTCATTGCGAGGCAACAGTAAAAACTGCTTTGGAAAGCATTGATGGTGTTACTTCTGCTGAAGTAAGTCACGAAAGTGGTACAGCAGTAGTTACTCTTTCAAAAGAAGTAAGTGATGATGTACTGAAGAAAGCAGTAGTAGACAAAGGTTATACTGTTGAATAA
- a CDS encoding arsenate reductase/protein-tyrosine-phosphatase family protein has translation MKKILFVCTGNTCRSPMAEGIFNNLAKQYHIDAIAESAGFDTEDGLPASENAIKACSEIGVDISNHKSKKFDECNLDEYIRFLTMSFDHANILIDKGIPWSKIEVLCGADHGVPDPYGFGLGIYRSCRDVIKRCIEKYFIKLEEKEKDFKAENEDNRNE, from the coding sequence ATGAAAAAGATTTTATTTGTTTGTACAGGTAACACTTGTCGTTCCCCAATGGCAGAGGGAATTTTTAATAATTTAGCAAAACAATATCATATTGACGCAATTGCAGAAAGTGCCGGTTTTGATACTGAAGATGGTCTACCTGCTTCTGAAAATGCAATTAAGGCTTGTTCAGAAATCGGTGTTGATATTAGCAACCATAAGTCTAAGAAGTTTGATGAATGTAACCTTGATGAGTACATTAGATTCCTTACAATGAGCTTTGACCATGCCAATATCCTTATTGATAAGGGTATTCCTTGGAGCAAGATTGAGGTCCTATGTGGTGCTGACCATGGTGTGCCTGACCCATATGGTTTTGGTCTTGGCATCTATCGTTCTTGCCGTGATGTTATTAAGCGTTGTATCGAAAAGTATTTTATCAAACTTGAAGAGAAAGAAAAGGACTTTAAGGCAGAAAATGAAGATAATCGGAATGAATGA
- the tsaD gene encoding tRNA (adenosine(37)-N6)-threonylcarbamoyltransferase complex transferase subunit TsaD: MKILGIESSCDETAASVVEDGRTVLSNVVASSVEEHKLYGGVVPEIASRRHAECISQVVEQALRDANVTLDNIDGIGVTHAPGLIGALLVGVNFAKGLAYSAKKPLVPTHHLRSHIASNYISNKELKPPFMCLVVSGGHSHIVMVESYTKMKIIGRTRDDAAGEAFDKAARTMGMSYPGGISMDIEAEKGDPFAFKLPRPIVHDAPYDFSFSGLKTAIINTIHNASQKGETLPKADLCASFRWAVVDCLVTNFLKAAKDYNVKTLVIAGGVSANSLLRRRLQEECKNLSYELYMPEKKYCGDNGAMVASQAYYELLDNNIADLDLNAVATLPIDYR, translated from the coding sequence ATGAAGATTTTAGGAATAGAAAGTTCATGTGACGAAACTGCAGCATCAGTTGTGGAAGATGGCAGAACAGTACTATCAAATGTAGTTGCAAGTTCAGTAGAAGAACATAAGCTATATGGTGGTGTTGTACCGGAAATCGCATCAAGACGACATGCAGAGTGTATCTCACAAGTTGTGGAACAGGCTCTAAGGGATGCAAATGTTACTCTTGATAATATTGACGGTATCGGTGTTACCCATGCTCCGGGACTTATTGGAGCATTACTTGTAGGTGTGAATTTTGCAAAAGGTTTAGCTTATAGTGCTAAGAAACCTCTTGTGCCAACTCATCACCTAAGAAGTCACATTGCATCAAATTATATTTCAAATAAAGAATTAAAACCACCTTTTATGTGCCTAGTTGTTTCAGGTGGACATAGTCATATTGTTATGGTTGAGTCTTATACCAAGATGAAAATTATCGGCAGAACTAGGGATGATGCAGCAGGTGAAGCATTTGATAAGGCTGCTCGTACAATGGGTATGAGTTATCCCGGTGGTATTTCTATGGATATTGAGGCAGAAAAGGGCGACCCATTTGCCTTTAAACTTCCAAGACCTATTGTTCATGATGCACCATATGATTTTTCATTTAGTGGTCTAAAGACTGCAATTATCAATACAATACATAATGCAAGTCAAAAGGGAGAAACCTTGCCAAAAGCTGATTTATGTGCATCATTTAGATGGGCAGTAGTTGATTGTCTTGTTACTAATTTCCTAAAAGCTGCTAAAGATTATAATGTAAAAACACTTGTAATTGCCGGTGGTGTATCTGCAAATTCACTTTTAAGAAGAAGATTACAAGAAGAATGTAAGAATTTAAGCTATGAACTTTATATGCCTGAAAAGAAGTATTGTGGTGATAACGGTGCTATGGTAGCAAGTCAGGCTTATTATGAACTACTTGACAATAATATTGCTGATTTAGACCTAAATGCAGTAGCAACACTTCCTATCGATTATAGATAA
- a CDS encoding Smr/MutS family protein yields the protein MAYSITIDIHGETRQSGRKLLENKLKSLPKDTREIVVIHGYHQGNTLQQMVRSFKHPMVERKILGLNQGETIFLIKK from the coding sequence ATGGCTTATTCTATTACAATTGATATTCATGGTGAAACAAGACAAAGTGGCAGAAAGTTACTTGAAAATAAGCTAAAGTCACTACCTAAAGACACAAGAGAAATTGTAGTAATTCATGGCTACCATCAAGGAAATACTTTGCAACAAATGGTGAGAAGTTTTAAGCATCCTATGGTGGAAAGAAAAATCTTAGGATTAAACCAAGGTGAAACTATATTTCTAATAAAGAAATAA